Proteins encoded within one genomic window of Eublepharis macularius isolate TG4126 chromosome 10, MPM_Emac_v1.0, whole genome shotgun sequence:
- the LOC129336948 gene encoding uncharacterized protein LOC129336948: MAPEREIFLMMAQLVILLLQSSTALCQAHLWHIMRRRRAATLLFHCGNPARTARRAALRRYRLHQRWYALAHIREPRDCWVYPRSWDWWERIVLRVWDDQHWIQCFRMSRGTFMELVGVLRPTLEWQSTNMREPVSVEKRVAVAVWCLATGACYRVAGDNFGLGLSTVSDAVLEVCFAIEKELLSKLVCLGEEVGKIMDGYSALGFPHCVGAIDGTHIRIGQTRGRPDQYGNRKNFSSILLQGTVDHTGRFVDAEVGWSGKNHDAFVFRNSAICAAMDTGVFVPGNPTLTVNGVSVPPLMITDGAYPMRRWLMKPYGKFAITQQQKYFDRCLARARNKVECSFGRLKGRWQCLLHRLRAREENVVTIVTACVILHNLCEAKGHGVLGSLRDPTPLTMPGDGLEFGENDRGVLEEGKEVRDAMAAFMYARDRR, encoded by the exons ATGGCGCCCGAGAGAGAAATTTTTCTCATGATGGCTCAGCTGGTGATTCTCCTGCTCCAGAGCTCGACGGCGCTGTGCCAAGCGCATCTGTGGCACATCATGCGGAGAAGAAGGGCTGCCACACtacttttccattgtggcaacccGGCCAGAACCGCTCGAAGGGCCGCTTTGCGAAGATATCGGCTTCACCAGCGGTGGTATGCACTTGCGCACATTAGAGAACCGCGGGACTGTTGGGTCTATCCCCGCAGCTGGGACTGGTGGGAGCGCATAGTGTTGCGTGTTTGGGACGACCAACATTGGATCCAGTGCTTCAGAATGAGCAGGGGGACCTTCATGGAGCTTGTGGGTGTGCTTCGACCAACCTTGGAATGGCAGAGTACCAACATGCGTGAGCCCGTCtccgtggagaagagggtggccGTGGCAGTATGGTGCCTTGCCACTGGAGCATGTTACCGCGTCGCGGGGGACAACTTCGGTTTGGGGTTATCGACTGTTTCGGACGCTGTGCTGGAGGTCTGCTTCGCCATTGAGAAGGAGCTGCTCTCTAAGCTGGTTTGCCTTGGGGAGGAGGTCGGAAAG ATCATGGACGGGTATTCCGCGCTGGGGTTCCCCCACTGTGTCGGGGCGATAGATGGAACTCACATTCGCATCGGTCAGACCCGGGGGAGGCCGGACCAATATGGAAATCGCAAGAACTTCTCTTCCATCTTGCTCCAGGGGACAGTTGACCACACCGGACGTTTTGTGGACGCGGAGGTGGGCTGGAGTGGCAAGAATCACGATGCCTTTGTCTTCCGCAACTCGGCCATCTGTGCGGCAATGGACACTGGCGTTTTTGTCCCTGGAAATCCGACCCTGACTGTGAACGGTGTATCTGTGCCACCACTGATGATCACTGACGGTGCGTATCCAATGCGGCGATGGCTTATGAAACCTTATGGGAAATTCGCAATCACGCAACAGCAGAAGTACTTTGACCGGTGTCTGGCACGGGCCAGGAATAAGGTGGAATGCAGTTTCGGTCGTCTGAAGGGACGCTGGCAATGTCTCCTGCATCGCCTGAGggccagagaggagaacgtggtgaCAATTGTGACTGCATGCGTGATCCTGCACAATTTGTGTGAGGCCAAAGGCCATGGCGTGCTGGGTTCATTGCGGGATCCCACGCCTTTGACAATGCCCGGCGATGGTCTGGAGTTCGGGGAGAACGACCGGGGAgtgttggaggaggggaaggaggtccGTGATGCGATGGCGGCATTCATGTATGCAAGGGACAGGCGGTGA